ATTAACGGGGCTCACTTGAACGCCGGCGAATCCTCGAGGTCCGAGAAAACTCTCACACTCCTGGGCAATGTCCGACCACTTCCACTCGAACAAGTGGACGATGGTGTTGCGATTGCCCCACCAATGGGGATTGTGCTGGGCCAGCGAAAGGCTGCCCGCCAAGCAGAGCGTCAGGGTCAAAGCGAACTTGAACATGACCGTATATACTGTGAGTAATCTTCATAGCAATTTCCCCTTTTTATACCCCACGGACAATCTTATCGCGGATTTGCTTCGCTTGGGTCCAATTTACGACCACCAGATGGTCGCCCCCAGATTGGGGGCAGATTTACAATGTCCATTGGCTGACCTATGGCAATATGCGATAGTAGGATAGATATTTGCAACTCGCGGGTATCTTGGATTTTCCTACCAGGCGGCTGCTTGGTTTAGTCCCGTAAAAGATAACCGCATAAACATTGTAACTTGCATAGGATTTAAAGCTTGTGTTACAATCACATCACATAATCGAATTCGAATCTAAGTTTAAATGTTAGTTCTTCAAGACAACACAATAAAAGTATATGTATTTCTTCCTAAAGAAAACAAGAACCGCCTCCAAAAGAGTATATCAAAGTTCATTCGGACCTTATAGTCAGCTTAAAATCGATTTTATTGCTCTAATTTATGGCaatatttttttgcattcGCCCATCGTGCTGATTACGATTTGTGAATTATGAAAACTGATTTCTGCTCTTTACTGTGAGTGTCATTAGCTTTGGGCCACGCGAACTTCGGCTTCTTGTGAAGCATCTGACTGCGAGTTTCGCATTCCAGTTTGTAGTTCTTGCGTAAAATTACTGAAAAATAGTAGATAATTTCTACCACCGAAAGCATGCTCATGCCCACAAAAAGACTGAAGGCGCTGCCTAGATTAGCtgaaaattgacatttttaatacaaattcATAAAGGAGTATTTTAATCAACTTACACACCAAAGTAACCATATTGGAAAGCAAGTCACGTCGCAATCGGCGGTAGCTAAACGAATTGATAAAGACATGCAATACACCATCGTTTTTGGCTAAGCCCGAACTGAAATAAAAAGTTGTTAATAACTGTTAATAAATGCTTCACCAgcatttcttttattatatttactaGAACTTATCGGCCACCGGCATATTCAGTTCCAGGGGAAAATTCGTCAACTGTACGTCGTAATCAATGTGTTCACAGGTTAGCGGACAGTAGCACTGGGTACTTTTCTTTCTTGTAATTATATTGGCTGAAAGCAATCTATTAAAATCGCTATATTTTGAGCAAATCAATAATAACCTACCAAAATTATCCACTAGACAAGGAATATCTCGAAATGTACAAATCCGATCGCTAGTGcgattaaaatcaaaaaagtaCGTGTGACAACCGCAGAACTTGACCATATTCGTTACTCTACAATTTAGCTCGCAGTTAGGGTATACATAATCGGAAAAGTAACGCATGGGAAACTCATTTTGAAAAACGCAATTTCTCTCTTCGATGATTAAAGCTTTCACAGCAGAAGAGCAAAACGTTTCTTGAGGTCTAACTGCAGCAAATGTCTCCGAATTGAAGGCTATAAATTTTGCAGCAGAATGGGCACTGGGAAAGGCATCTGCTTCTTGGATCAATAACTTTACGCCATACGAATACGATTGCAATGGATCGTAGTTGTCGTCTTTATACCGTACAACCACTGACAGGCCATATCTAAGGCCACCTATTGCTCGTTGGGCGGTGAAGTTCAAACTGTTCAAATGGAAAACTTTAAAACTCtctaaattatttagtttgttATTTACCCACCCTTTTTGTCTCAAATTGAATGAACAGCAATGACCGAAA
The sequence above is drawn from the Drosophila melanogaster chromosome 2R genome and encodes:
- the Nach gene encoding nach, isoform E, which gives rise to MGHQEELKPEQVDLKVTPFVGYLRRTWSDFCATSSIHGLKYTRDEDTNKIVHLVWLLISVVMFICAVVMARTFYMDYRSSPTRMNVESDNTPVNRLYFPPVTICPDVLFNMQKSEAFLNTLRLPKGAELRGILRKLHIFYGFMLDDERYSAEDIEQMEALLFLNNLTIPEFVEHLRWNCDEILYRCRFNGEIMDCSKIFQLSKTFFGHCCSFNLRQKGWVNNKLNNLESFKVFHLNSLNFTAQRAIGGLRYGLSVVVRYKDDNYDPLQSYSYGVKLLIQEADAFPSAHSAAKFIAFNSETFAAVRPQETFCSSAVKALIIEERNCVFQNEFPMRYFSDYVYPNCELNCRVTNMVKFCGCHTYFFDFNRTSDRICTFRDIPCLVDNFGRLLLICSKYSDFNRLLSANIITRKKSTQCYCPLTCEHIDYDVQLTNFPLELNMPVADKFYSGLAKNDGVLHVFINSFSYRRLRRDLLSNMVTLVSNLGSAFSLFVGMSMLSVVEIIYYFSVILRKNYKLECETRSQMLHKKPKFAWPKANDTHSKEQKSVFIIHKS
- the Nach gene encoding nach, isoform D; this encodes MGHQEELKPEQVDLKVTPFVGYLRRTWSDFCATSSIHGLKYTRDEDTNKIVHLVWLLISVVMFICAVVMARTFYMDYRSSPTRMNVESDNTPVNRLYFPPVTICPDVLFNMQKSEAFLNTLRLPKGAELRGILRKLHIFYGFMLDDERYSAEDIEQMEALLFLNNLTIPEFVEHLRWNCDEILYRCRFNGEIMDCSKIFQLSKTFFGHCCSFNLRQKGWVNNKLNNLESFKVFHLNSLNFTAQRAIGGLRYGLSVVVRYKDDNYDPLQSYSYGVKLLIQEADAFPSAHSAAKFIAFNSETFAAVRPQETFCSSAVKALIIEERNCVFQNEFPMRYFSDYVYPNCELNCRVTNMVKFCGCHTYFFDFNRTSDRICTFRDIPCLVDNFANIITRKKSTQCYCPLTCEHIDYDVQLTNFPLELNMPVADKFYSGLAKNDGVLHVFINSFSYRRLRRDLLSNMVTLVSNLGSAFSLFVGMSMLSVVEIIYYFSVILRKNYKLECETRSQMLHKKPKFAWPKANDTHSKEQKSVFIIHKS
- the Nach gene encoding nach, isoform A, which encodes MGHQEELKPEQVDLKVTPFVGYLRRTWSDFCATSSIHGLKYTRDEDTNKIVHLVWLLISVVMFICAVVMARTFYMDYRSSPTRMNVESDNTPVNRLYFPPVTICPDVLFNMQKSEAFLNTLRLPKGAELRGILRKLHIFYGFMLDDERYSAEDIEQMEALLFLNNLTIPEFVEHLRWNCDEILYRCRFNGEIMDCSKIFQLSKTFFGHCCSFNLRQKGLNFTAQRAIGGLRYGLSVVVRYKDDNYDPLQSYSYGVKLLIQEADAFPSAHSAAKFIAFNSETFAAVRPQETFCSSAVKALIIEERNCVFQNEFPMRYFSDYVYPNCELNCRVTNMVKFCGCHTYFFDFNRTSDRICTFRDIPCLVDNFANIITRKKSTQCYCPLTCEHIDYDVQLTNFPLELNMPVADKFYSGLAKNDGVLHVFINSFSYRRLRRDLLSNMVTLVSNLGSAFSLFVGMSMLSVVEIIYYFSVILRKNYKLECETRSQMLHKKPKFAWPKANDTHSKEQKSVFIIHKS